A segment of the Sulfitobacter sp. DSM 110093 genome:
GTGCCTCGACACGTTCAGAGAATGCCTCAGTTCGGCTTTTTGTCAACGACAGTCTCTCCCATAACAAACACAGAGTACGCTTTTGCGGCTCTCACCGTCCTTAAGACGAGATCATCGGGTCGCTAACACAGAAGGCCTGAACATTATCTACGAGGTCAGTTACCTGCCTCCACGGCACCTACAGAGAAAGGTCCTTCTGCGATCGATCACCCCTCAAAGAAAGGGCGATAGGGCTCGCCATGTTTGATAATCCCGTGAACAGTACGGGCCATCTTGGCGGCGATTGCGGAATACGCCTTTCGACGCAAATGGGTGTTTTGTCGGTCCTTGGCGATGTAGCGCTCGAACTTATCCCGGAAGCTGTTGGTGCGCTGCAGTATGGCAACCTGGCCAGCCATCCATAGGGTGCGGCGCAAGCGGGCATTCCCGTATTTTGACAGCTTGGTTTGGCCCCGGAATGTGCCCGACTGAATGGTTGCCAAGTCCATGCCGCAGAACTTCAAGAACTGCCGATGATGTCCAAAACGGCGCAAGTCGCCAGCTTCTGCGAGGATGGTCAGAGCGTTGATCGGGCCGATCCCAGGTATTGATGTCAGCAACTGATAGTCAGGTAGATCCTTGAGAAGCGCGACGGCGCGATCTTCAATTTGATTACGTTGCGCAATGAGACTGCGGCCTTCTCCAAGGACCAAGCGGAACATTCTGATCGCATCAGAATCTGGGGCAACCGGCAATCCCACGGAAGACTTAGCTGTCTCGTAAATATCTGCAAGCAAACGCTCTTTCGCGACCTTGCGCCCAATGACGTCCCAAGCATCAGCGGTAAAAGCGGCTTTGTCCATTGCTGTGATCAAATGTGGTGATGGATAACGCTCAAGGAATGCAAAGAACCAATCACTGCGTGAGCTGCGGTGAAACCGATCCGCTTCAGGGAAGTACAGCGGCAGATAATGGGTCAACACCCGGTGCCAAAGTTCAGTCTTCGACTTGGAGACGATATCGTGGGTTTTGGACAGCTCTTGAATGTCATTCGTGCCGCATACCAGAGGGTCGTGGTAATATTGCTCGTTTCCGATCTCCATCATATGCAGGATCACTTGCGCGTCCTTTGGGTCATTCTTATCCCAGCTGTTGTTGAGGGCTTCGCGCGTCCGCGCCAAAGCCACTGAGGACACCAGCTTTACCTCAAAGCCAGCAGTTGCCAGATGGTACGCTAAGGCACGGTGATAATTGCCAGTCGCCTCAAAAGCTACACGAACAGGGCGTCCGTATTCCTTAAGTGCGGTGGCGAGGCGGTTGAAGGCGGCAAGTTCGTTTAAAACGGTTAAGCGACGTCGCCGTTTCTTATCTGGAATAGCGATCAAAACTTCATGCCGGGCCTTGGCGATGTCGATAGCCACCAAAACAGGGGCATCTTGTGCAACAATAATCTTGGTCATAGCTGGTCTCCTTTGCGGTGTGGTTTGTGCAAAACCACTGTAGGGACCCGAGACCCGGCTATGACCACCTGCTGCGCTACCTGGGGCTGCGCAGGCGGCCATAGCCTCTCAATCAGCTTCATTCCAAAGGTGTTATGGCCCCGAATATGTCAGTGGGAAGCTCATGGAGTGGGCTGAAAAGCAAGGCGTTAGGCTGGAATACATCCAACCCGGAAAGCCCCAACAGAACGCCTATATCGAACGCTACAACCGCACGGTTCGCGGCGAATGGCTCAGCCAGTTCATCTTTGACACCATCGAGGAGGCACAGGATCAGGCCACGGTATGGCTCTGGACTTACAACAATGAACGACCCAACATGGGCATCGGCGGCATAACACCCGCAATGAAACTGAAAACAGCCGCCTGAATTCTACGGCTGGACCCCATTAAAAATGGGGGGATTACCGGCGGACCCAAGTTTTAGGTATGGAACCGCAAGCCGGGCGCTTCGTTTAAAGCGCCGATAAACTCGATTCCGGCGGCCTCGAAACAAGTACGCAATATATCGAGGTTGTTCTTGCGCGATTTCGGTACGGCGGCTTCTGCCATTTCATAGCGCACGATCGTCGCAGTACCGACACCGGTGGCATCTGCAAGATCTTTAACTGACCAGTTTAGCGCGGCGCGCGCTGTCCGTATTTGTTGACCTGTAATTGACATAGCGCTATTTATGATTTATTTTTTATCATAACTAAGAGAGCCGCATTGGAGATTGGGCATGTTAGATTGGAGAAAAGCATTAGAGACTCTCGATGGGGCATATTCTGATGCAACGATGCGCGCATATCATTGCGATGTGCAAGCCTATGTTACTTGGTGTGCCGACGCGCGATTTGAACCCTTTCCTGCGAGCGCAGCACAGGTCTGCGCCTTCCTAGAAGCCGAAGGCAAGCGCATGGCACCCTCGACGGTAAGGCGCCGCCTATATGCGATCCGCAAAATTCACCGGCTGCTAAGTCTTCCCGACCCGACATATGATGAAGCAATCAATCTCGCCTACCGGCGGGTACGACGCGCGAAACCGGTACGTCCGCAGCAGGCCCGCGGATTGACAGCTTCCCACCTCAAACGTTTTCTCGCCGTTCAGCCCAAGACCCCATGGGGAATGCGCAACACGGCGATGCTTTCTTTCGGCTATGAACTCATGACCCGCAGATCAGAGCTGGTCGCATTGCGCGACGAGGATATTACACTGCGCGGCGATGGTACTCTGCGGGTGTTGATCCGGCGGAGCAAAGCAGACCAAGAAGGACAAGGCCGCGTCGCCTGTACCTCGGTTGATACGGCGCAGCGCGTCCTAGATTGGCAGGCTTGGCGCGGCCCGAGCACTGAGTGGCTCTTCTGCCCGATTTACCAAGAGCGCCCCATTGATCGCAGTCTCAGCGATACCGCCGTCAAAACGGTGGTAAAAACTGCCGCAAAGCAAGCCGGCTATCCCGCGGAGGATGTGCGCGCATTCAGCGGCCACTCTATGCGGGTCGGCGCCGCGCAAGACCTTTTGCGCAAAGGCTTTGATACCGCCGCCATCATGCGCGCCGGGGGCTGGAAATCCGTCAACGTACTCGCCCGCTATTTGGAATATGCTGAGCAAAATGTTTGGGAGGCCTGAAGCCCATTTGACCATGCTTCGGATATCCGGGGGTTCAACCTTAAGGCTTTCGCAGCGCCATCCGATCAGCTCTCTTTTGCGCCTTACGTGCCCGGGCAAGAATCTTTCTGTCCTCATTGCGCTTTACCCGCGGCCCCAACATGCCAAGATGGCGCATCAAAAGCTCCAAGAAGTTAAGGCGATCTTTCAGAGTAAGTTTAACTACGTTGCGCCCTTTGATGCTGGCCCCTGCGTCGACTTTGAGCGATCTTACGACACCTTTGCGCCAGACATCCGGCCATTCCGTAACAGGTTTAAGTTGATTGCTTTCATCATAGATATCGTCAAGATCTGCCTCGAGAATGTCTCGGGTCCATTTCAAAACTGACTCTCGCATTTCCTCAGCGCAGCAATGGAGCTCTTCGTTGCGGGCTTTGAGAGCGGCTTGAATGTTGCGCTGGTTCAGCAGCTTCATGGCGAGTGCTTTTTCATTGCGTCCCGCAAAGCCGGCAATGCGAAGCGCCTTTACCGGGTCAAAGTCCTGTCGGTAGGCTTCGACGAAGATCGCTTGTTGGTATGTCAGCCGGTACCGCATCGCCAACATCGCAACATCGGCGACCACAAGGTCACTTGCCTACATGCTCATGCCGGAGGCCCTCCGATCGCTCCATCGCAAAGCGTGACCTCAAATCCCTGGGCCTTCGTGCCGAACCTCTTGGCAGGCCTATTGGCGCAGTTCGATAGACCGTTCAGGTACGCTGTAATATTGAAGGGGAGGTCCGACGCCGGTTCTGCATCGAATGAGAAATCCAGAGAATCGATCATTATGGCGCTCCACAGCATAGGGGCACCCATGGATGTGTCGGCGCCCAGTTTACAGGCGACCGAAGCACATCATGCGCTCGCGATCAGCAGCCAGGCTACATCGTGTGTGATCTGCAGACAAGTGACGGCTGGTCCCAGGTTGGGCCGCGCTTTAGAGATTGTCTGAGCGACCGGGAAAACATGAGGTTTGGTCCGCGATAGCCGTTCCGGTGCAATCAGCGACGCTGCTCATATCGAACTTTTTTAAAATAGGCCGAACCTTCAATCTTCCCGGTCTTTCGCCCCCTCGTCATCCAGCGTTTACGAAAGATGCTTTGATCGAGGATGAGATTTCGTCCTTGAAGCCTCGGGACTAATTCTGTCGGCCATGGCTCATGAACCAGTCCCTGCTTCACCGATGGATCACCAGACCAATGCTGGCCCCAATCGCAATGCCAAGCAGGTTCACATGGCGTACCCCCGTTTGTCAGGTCAGCAAACATATTATTGGTATCAAGAATTTGCCGGGGGCTGATGTTGAAGAAGCAAGTCGATGCCTGTGATGCCAACCCAGCTTGCAACCCAAATAAGGAAAGCCCGTTTTCAAACAAAGCGCAGAGGTCTTGCGCCAAATCAGATCGCTGCGCTTGCAGTCTATCATGGGTTAGGTTTAAAGAACCGAGAGACTTTTTAGGGGACGACAGCTAAGCTTCGCACCGTTATTGTGAGCGATTACATACAAGCACAAGGGACGTTTGTGCGTGCTCTGGACAGTGGTGATATTATTGTTTGCACAGGTAACCGTGAATTTCTCGGCAAGCCGGTCAATCCGCAAAGTTCGCGTGAAATGACCCCGGCAGCCCATTCTTTCGCCGCGGGTCCTGCAGCCTAATTTCTTCGGAAGCTGGAACGCCCCTAATCGCGCGGACGTTAAACTCGCCATCACCGAGATCAACGAAACGAAGAAAGAAGCAAGAGCGTTTCGCAGGTCAGCCTTAACGAAAGGGTAGCGTTTCTCTTGCGCTAACACCGGGCCCGGATCGAATCCAACTCATTGGGGACTGCGGCCTCAGGTTAAGATTGCCCTAGATGCTCAAGCAAAATCGGCCCAAGTTTGAAAAAACTGTAGCTCTTCTCTGTTTTAGTGTAGATTTGCGCTGCTACAAGTCGATAGGGAAGGTTTTAAGCTCACTTGTCAGGCTGTCGAACGACCCTAAGGACAAACTTCGCATCAGTAATCATCGACCTCCTCAATATTACTACCAATCTTTTTACCGAATGCCGTATTGATCGGCAAAAGTTCAAAACTCGGAAATTTTCTAGTGCAAAATTACATATCGTACCTTTCAAACTTGAGTAGGCAGGCAAAAATCGCCTTGCAGCTAGCAGTTGATGCTTGTTTGATTGTCCTATCGTTTATTTGCGCGATGGTATTCCGTCTCGAAAGCACAACTTTCCTTTTGCAAACTGAGTTGTGGTGGTCGCTCACTGCAGCCACGGTAGTGGCCTTGATCGCATTTCGGTACTTTGGCCTCTACCGTGCCCTTGTCCGATTCATCACTGAAGAAACCCTTCTGAAGATTGGCAAAGGAGCCGTGATTTCCGCAGCCGTCCTTTATGGAGCGAGCATTGTTTTCGGTGCCTTAGTACCGCGATCTGTGCCCATCATTTTTGCCGTACTTGCTTTCTTGTTCATTGGTGGGCTCAGGGTCTTCACCCGGGCAGTTTTCCGCAAGCCCAAACAGCTACGTAAGAAGCCAGTAATTATCTACGGTGCAGGCGATGCAGGGCTACAACTGATGAATTCTCTCATCCATGGCCAAGAATATGCGCCGGTCGCTCTAGTTGACGATGATCCAACGTTACAAGACATGACGATCGCCGGGCTTAAAGTCTACGCACCCGATCGCGTTCCACAACTCATCGAAAGAACTGGCGCTAATGTTATCTTGTTGGCAATACCAAGCATAACCCGCGCGCGGCGCCGCGCAATTGTAAGGAATCTTGAAGACCAGCAGGCCGAAATCAAAACAATCCCAGGAATACCAGATATCATTAGCGGCAAAGCCAAAATATCTGAACTACGCACTGTTTCGGCTGAAGACCTACTTGGGCGTGATCCAGTTGTCCCAGATCCTAACCTATTCCGAAAGAACATCACCGGAAAGGTGGTGATGGTTTCCGGCGCAGGTGGATCGATTGGGAGCGAACTTTGCCGTCAAATCCTGAACCAGGCACCATCGGCCTTAGTCCTCTTTGAGGCATCCGAATTTTCTTTGTACACCATTGAAGCTGAAATATCAGCGACGGCTAAGCGCCTTAAGCTTTATACCAAGGTAATCCCGATCCTCGGGTCAGTCCAGAACAACCGCCGTTTGGAGGCGGCTATAAAAGCCTTTGGCGTACAGACGATCTACCATGCGGCCGCGTACAAGCATGTACCGCTGGTTGAAGAAAACATTATTGAAGGCGTTCGGAACAACGTGTTCGGTACCCTCACGATAGTCCTTGCGGCGAAAAAACACCATGTCGAGAATTTTATCCTGATTTCCACTGATAAAGCTGTCCGCCCGACAAATATCATGGGTGCGACTAAGCGCATCGCAGAATTGATTTGTCAGGCTCAGGCAGCCGACGGCGTAAGCACAGTTTTCTCAATGGTCCGTTTCGGAAACGTCCTAGGCTCATCTGGATCGGTGATACCACGGTTCCAGGCACAAATCGAGTATGGGGGGCCGGTAACAGTCACCCATAAAGACATTACCCGCTATTTCATGACGATCCCCGAAGCGGCGCAATTGGTAATTCAAGCAGGGGCCATGGGCCGCGGTGGTGACGTTTTTGTCCTCGATATGGGTGAGCCGGTCAGAATCCTAGATTTAGCGTTCAGCATGGTAAAGCTACATGGGTTAAAGCCCTACATGGTCGAGCATGCTGATCAGAGTTCCATTGAGAAGGGTGATATCCCAATTTGTATCACTGGGCTGCGCAAGGGCGAAAAGCTCTACGAGGAACTACTTATTGGTAGCAATCCCGCTCCGACGAACCACCCAAGGATCTTGACAGCCTCAGAAGAGTCTCTTCCTTCGGATGAGTTAATGTCGGTGCTGGATCGCCTCATTCTCGCTTGTACAGCCTTCAATTTACCGGAAGTGATCGCCATTTTGCATGAACTACCGCTCGATTATACACCGCTCGACTGTAATATTTCAGACCTCATTTTTACAGAAGTGCGACGCGGTCAACCGAGGCAAGGCATTCAACAGGACTGTTCACTACCTTTGCAAAAAAACGTTTAGAGACATTGAAGGAAAAGTATTTGTCTGTAAGTGGTCTCGGGCAGATTAATTTGCAAAACCTGGATGTCTCCTAGATGCTTCTTTCTCCATCGATGTTCGCCATAATATTAGCGGTTTGATAAGGGTAAGAGCATACCATCATATCATTACCATATTAAATAAATATAATAACAAGGTGCCGTTCGGTAGGTATAATTAGTATGGGATCTCCAAACTTGCAGGCCGCTTCGAAATAGAAAGGTTGTAATAATGATGATCAGAGAGATGGAATATACGGATCTTGATGCTGTAGTTGTGATCCATAAGAAGGCTTTCTCCGGCTTCTTTCTATCCCGCATGGGATCAAAGTTTTTACGTGCTTATTATCAAGCAGTTCTGGACTTCGAAGCTTCCGTTGCCCTGGTGGCACACGAAACAGACTCAATCTTAGGATTCGCCGTCGGATTCCGTGACCCGCAGGGATTTTATGCAATGTTCAAGCGGCAACGCAGTCAGATGCTACCGGCTATTATGCTGGCTGTTTTGCGCGATCCCGGGCTGATATTGAAAATATTCCACAATATGCGTCGTGTCGAGGCACAAGCCCATCAACCGGTCGATGCTGTCGAACTATCTTCGATCGCAGTAAGTACGCCTGGGTCGGGCGGCGGTGGCGCCCTGTTGGAGGCTTTCGCGTACAAGGCCCGTTCGGAGGGTGCGCACCGGCTCATCCTAACTACCGACGCGGAGGAAAATGACCTCGTACGCAGGTTTTACGAGACGCGCGGATTCATTTTGGATGGGTATGAATACCGAGGCAAAAGACGAATGTGCCGCTATGCACGATTTCTAGGATAGGGTCCCTGCGGTGCCCACTCAGAGGCATTGATGATGTCGGACTCAGGCAATTGCACATTGCGGCCAATCACATGCGCCATGATCGCCCAAGCGGTCAAAGCCATATAGCTCAGATCACTAGAGAAATTCGCACGGTCCAAATAAGCAAGTTCGAGGGCGAGCTTTGGCGGCAGAACGTTGCGCGCATAGCTGCCTTCGGGATCGGTGTCGTCGAGCAAGGTGTCGGCCATGAGGTAGTTGTAGATGGCGCCAGGGCTGGTCACACCGGGCCTGATCCTCAAGGTTTCGTACATCCAGTCGGTGTAGTGCTTTTCGACGATATCGGGTGCCTCGGGGCGCGGCCCTACCAACGACATGTTTCCGTTCAGGATATTCCAAAACTGCGGTAGCTCATCGACCTTCAGCCGGCGGATGAGGTTACCGAAAGGAAAAATGCGATTGTCACCGGGTGAGGTAATCGACTGTGCCTCGGTTTGCACAACGTGCATGGTCCGAAGTTTGTACATCGTGAACGGGGCACCATTGCGACCTGCTCTTTGGGCGAGATAAAAAATGGGCCCGGGTGAAGTAAGCTTGATGCCGATCGCTGCCGCCATAATGAACGGCGCGGCGACGAGCAGCGCGATTGCGGCTACCGCGATGTCAAACAGGCGTTTGGTCATTGCGCAACACCCGCCTAATGGTCATGAAACACTCGGCGGCCTCCGATACCACCTGCGACCCGGCGCTTTCTGCCTTTACCCGTAGGGAATGCAGCGAGCGTGGGTGTGGCCAGTCCCGCAATTCCGTCTCGTAGCATGCCATTGCCTCGATCTTGCGTTCAAGCGTGGCGGAAATATCGACCCAGGTATCCGGCACAAAATTGCGCGGATAAGCCCACTCGGTTGAACTCACGGTATCGAATGCGAAAATAGCCTGAATAAATTGTTCCATCGGGCGGGTTGCCACCAGAGCGGCTTGGAAAAGGATCTGGTGATCCCGGTTGATGTCATAGCCATACTGTAGATAGACGATGTCAGGACGGACCGTTTCCACGATAGCCTCGAGAGGCGAAATGATTTCGACCAGCGAAAACTTGTCAAGGCCTTGATCGGGAAAATCCAGT
Coding sequences within it:
- a CDS encoding nucleoside-diphosphate sugar epimerase/dehydratase; the protein is MIGKSSKLGNFLVQNYISYLSNLSRQAKIALQLAVDACLIVLSFICAMVFRLESTTFLLQTELWWSLTAATVVALIAFRYFGLYRALVRFITEETLLKIGKGAVISAAVLYGASIVFGALVPRSVPIIFAVLAFLFIGGLRVFTRAVFRKPKQLRKKPVIIYGAGDAGLQLMNSLIHGQEYAPVALVDDDPTLQDMTIAGLKVYAPDRVPQLIERTGANVILLAIPSITRARRRAIVRNLEDQQAEIKTIPGIPDIISGKAKISELRTVSAEDLLGRDPVVPDPNLFRKNITGKVVMVSGAGGSIGSELCRQILNQAPSALVLFEASEFSLYTIEAEISATAKRLKLYTKVIPILGSVQNNRRLEAAIKAFGVQTIYHAAAYKHVPLVEENIIEGVRNNVFGTLTIVLAAKKHHVENFILISTDKAVRPTNIMGATKRIAELICQAQAADGVSTVFSMVRFGNVLGSSGSVIPRFQAQIEYGGPVTVTHKDITRYFMTIPEAAQLVIQAGAMGRGGDVFVLDMGEPVRILDLAFSMVKLHGLKPYMVEHADQSSIEKGDIPICITGLRKGEKLYEELLIGSNPAPTNHPRILTASEESLPSDELMSVLDRLILACTAFNLPEVIAILHELPLDYTPLDCNISDLIFTEVRRGQPRQGIQQDCSLPLQKNV
- a CDS encoding sugar transferase, coding for MTKRLFDIAVAAIALLVAAPFIMAAAIGIKLTSPGPIFYLAQRAGRNGAPFTMYKLRTMHVVQTEAQSITSPGDNRIFPFGNLIRRLKVDELPQFWNILNGNMSLVGPRPEAPDIVEKHYTDWMYETLRIRPGVTSPGAIYNYLMADTLLDDTDPEGSYARNVLPPKLALELAYLDRANFSSDLSYMALTAWAIMAHVIGRNVQLPESDIINASEWAPQGPYPRNRA
- a CDS encoding helix-turn-helix domain-containing protein, encoding MSITGQQIRTARAALNWSVKDLADATGVGTATIVRYEMAEAAVPKSRKNNLDILRTCFEAAGIEFIGALNEAPGLRFHT
- a CDS encoding terminase small subunit gives rise to the protein MLAMRYRLTYQQAIFVEAYRQDFDPVKALRIAGFAGRNEKALAMKLLNQRNIQAALKARNEELHCCAEEMRESVLKWTRDILEADLDDIYDESNQLKPVTEWPDVWRKGVVRSLKVDAGASIKGRNVVKLTLKDRLNFLELLMRHLGMLGPRVKRNEDRKILARARKAQKRADRMALRKP
- a CDS encoding tyrosine-type recombinase/integrase; the encoded protein is MLDWRKALETLDGAYSDATMRAYHCDVQAYVTWCADARFEPFPASAAQVCAFLEAEGKRMAPSTVRRRLYAIRKIHRLLSLPDPTYDEAINLAYRRVRRAKPVRPQQARGLTASHLKRFLAVQPKTPWGMRNTAMLSFGYELMTRRSELVALRDEDITLRGDGTLRVLIRRSKADQEGQGRVACTSVDTAQRVLDWQAWRGPSTEWLFCPIYQERPIDRSLSDTAVKTVVKTAAKQAGYPAEDVRAFSGHSMRVGAAQDLLRKGFDTAAIMRAGGWKSVNVLARYLEYAEQNVWEA
- a CDS encoding GNAT family N-acetyltransferase; translated protein: MMIREMEYTDLDAVVVIHKKAFSGFFLSRMGSKFLRAYYQAVLDFEASVALVAHETDSILGFAVGFRDPQGFYAMFKRQRSQMLPAIMLAVLRDPGLILKIFHNMRRVEAQAHQPVDAVELSSIAVSTPGSGGGGALLEAFAYKARSEGAHRLILTTDAEENDLVRRFYETRGFILDGYEYRGKRRMCRYARFLG
- a CDS encoding IS110 family transposase, with protein sequence MTKIIVAQDAPVLVAIDIAKARHEVLIAIPDKKRRRRLTVLNELAAFNRLATALKEYGRPVRVAFEATGNYHRALAYHLATAGFEVKLVSSVALARTREALNNSWDKNDPKDAQVILHMMEIGNEQYYHDPLVCGTNDIQELSKTHDIVSKSKTELWHRVLTHYLPLYFPEADRFHRSSRSDWFFAFLERYPSPHLITAMDKAAFTADAWDVIGRKVAKERLLADIYETAKSSVGLPVAPDSDAIRMFRLVLGEGRSLIAQRNQIEDRAVALLKDLPDYQLLTSIPGIGPINALTILAEAGDLRRFGHHRQFLKFCGMDLATIQSGTFRGQTKLSKYGNARLRRTLWMAGQVAILQRTNSFRDKFERYIAKDRQNTHLRRKAYSAIAAKMARTVHGIIKHGEPYRPFFEG
- a CDS encoding PIG-L family deacetylase, whose amino-acid sequence is MTKKNVLVIAAHPDDELLGVGGTIALHSAAGDHVTCVVAASGKLKHDSDGKKGVHAQAHRAANVLGVQELKLLDFPDQGLDKFSLVEIISPLEAIVETVRPDIVYLQYGYDINRDHQILFQAALVATRPMEQFIQAIFAFDTVSSTEWAYPRNFVPDTWVDISATLERKIEAMACYETELRDWPHPRSLHSLRVKAESAGSQVVSEAAECFMTIRRVLRNDQTPV